The proteins below come from a single Streptomyces sp. B3I8 genomic window:
- a CDS encoding aldehyde dehydrogenase, whose amino-acid sequence MPTGYDTGTQRQELFIGGGWTAAADGAVYESLDPYTGEVACRAAAASAADVNRAVDAASAAFPDWAGRSPAERSRILLACADAIEARSAEISEAVTAEMGGPSGWGHFNIKILVDKVRYAAMSAYEGLTGEVIPSDDPRRTALAVRKPVGVVASIVPWNAPVLLVGASVPAALVLGNTVVMKASEQTPRTHGLVASCFAEGGLPDGVINLITNAPENAAEVVDALVSHEAVRRVHFTGSTRIGRVIADLAGKTLTPVVLELGGNSPFIVLADADLDVAVSAAAFGSFANTGQGCLSTGRIVVDRSIADEFSRRLVKVANSIVYGDPRRKESMYGPLINANSVRHLQELVADAVAGGADLLAGGVADGPCFAPTVLAGVTPAMRAYREESFGPMVTVIPVDGPEEALAVANDNEYGLSSAIFSRDVTLALDLAKRLDVGMCHINGATLDDEAQMPFGGVKNSGYGKSGGRTGLAEFTEVQWITIEGPDTPHYPISE is encoded by the coding sequence ATGCCGACCGGCTACGACACGGGCACACAGCGGCAGGAGCTGTTCATCGGGGGCGGCTGGACGGCGGCGGCCGACGGCGCCGTGTACGAGTCGCTGGACCCGTACACGGGCGAGGTCGCCTGCCGGGCGGCCGCTGCCTCGGCGGCGGACGTCAACCGTGCGGTGGATGCCGCGAGCGCGGCCTTCCCGGACTGGGCCGGCCGTTCGCCCGCCGAGCGGTCACGAATCCTGCTCGCCTGCGCGGACGCGATCGAGGCGCGTTCCGCGGAGATCTCCGAGGCGGTGACCGCGGAGATGGGCGGGCCGTCCGGGTGGGGTCACTTCAACATCAAGATCCTGGTCGACAAGGTCCGGTACGCCGCGATGTCCGCCTATGAGGGGCTGACGGGCGAGGTCATTCCGTCGGACGATCCCCGTCGCACCGCGCTGGCCGTCCGCAAGCCGGTCGGCGTCGTGGCGAGCATCGTGCCCTGGAACGCCCCGGTCCTGCTCGTGGGCGCGTCGGTGCCGGCGGCTCTCGTCCTCGGCAACACCGTGGTGATGAAGGCTTCCGAGCAGACCCCCCGCACGCACGGACTGGTCGCGTCCTGCTTCGCCGAGGGCGGCCTGCCGGACGGCGTGATCAACCTGATCACGAACGCCCCCGAGAACGCGGCCGAGGTCGTCGACGCGCTCGTCTCCCACGAGGCCGTGCGACGTGTTCACTTCACCGGATCGACGCGGATCGGGCGGGTCATCGCCGACCTGGCCGGCAAGACGCTCACGCCGGTCGTGCTGGAGCTCGGCGGCAACTCTCCCTTCATCGTCCTCGCCGACGCCGATCTGGACGTCGCGGTCAGCGCGGCCGCCTTCGGCTCGTTCGCCAACACCGGACAGGGCTGCCTGTCCACCGGCCGGATCGTGGTGGACCGCAGCATCGCCGACGAGTTCAGCCGCCGCCTGGTCAAGGTCGCGAATTCGATCGTCTACGGCGACCCCCGCCGCAAGGAGTCGATGTACGGCCCGCTGATCAACGCGAACTCCGTGCGGCACCTCCAGGAGCTCGTCGCCGACGCGGTCGCAGGAGGAGCCGACCTGCTCGCGGGCGGAGTCGCCGACGGGCCGTGTTTCGCGCCGACCGTGCTCGCCGGAGTCACCCCGGCCATGCGCGCCTACCGGGAGGAGTCGTTCGGGCCCATGGTGACGGTCATTCCGGTTGACGGCCCCGAGGAAGCCCTGGCCGTCGCCAACGACAACGAGTACGGACTCAGCTCGGCCATCTTCAGCCGGGATGTGACTCTCGCGCTCGATCTGGCCAAGCGGCTGGACGTCGGCATGTGCCACATCAACGGCGCGACGCTGGACGACGAGGCGCAGATGCCCTTCGGCGGCGTGAAGAACAGCGGCTACGGGAAGTCCGGTGGCCGCACCGGCCTCGCCGAGTTCACCGAGGTCCAGTGGATCACTATCGAGGGCCCGGACACCCCGCACTACCCGATCTCGGAATGA